A window of Fusarium verticillioides 7600 chromosome 10, whole genome shotgun sequence contains these coding sequences:
- a CDS encoding aryl-alcohol dehydrogenase AAD14, with the protein MDMTLPPEPKTELGRYRILSSTAGVRVSPIAFGAMSIGQAWGSELGSMNEDDSFKLLDAYVDAGGNFIDTANNYQNEESETYIGKWVAARGNRNLLFLATKFTNCYRTHDLGQGKTVNYGGNHKKSLRLSVADSLRKLQTDYIDLLYVHWWDWTTSIEELMDSLHILVEQGKVLYLGISDTPAWIVSAANIYAKMHGKTPFSVYQGRWNLMVRDLERDIIPMARHFGMAICPFDVLGGGQLQTAKQLEERKRTGDKGRGNNQTEEARKVSAALEKVAAEHNTESIQQIALAYVRQKTRNVFPIVGGRKVEHLHDNIKALSIHLTSEQISFIESINDFDTGFPLNFIGDDPKETGRQKHMMEVLTGAKITW; encoded by the coding sequence ATGGATATGACACTGCCCCCAGAGCCCAAGACCGAACTCGGTCGTTACCGCATCCTGTCCAGCACGGCCGGAGTACGTGTTTCTCCCATTGCGTTTGGCGCTATGTCCATTGGACAAGCCTGGGGATCAGAGCTGGGCTCTATGAATGAAGATGACTCATTCAAACTGTTGGACGCATATGTGGACGCAGGTGGAAACTTCATTGATACCGCCAACAATTATCAAAACGAAGAGTCAGAGACATACATCGGCAAATGGGTCGCTGCGCGTGGTAACAGGaaccttttgtttcttgctACAAAATTCACCAATTGCTACCGTACACATGATCTCGGACAGGGAAAAACTGTCAACTATGGTGGAAACCATAAGAAATCTCTGAGACTGTCTGTTGCCGACTCGCTTCGCAAGCTTCAGACAGATTATATCGATCTTCTCTATGTGCATTGGTGGGACTGGACCACCTCCATTGAGGAACTGATGGACtctctccatatcctcgTGGAACAGGGAAAGGTGctctacctaggtatctCAGATACACCAGCTTGGATTGTCTCTGCTGCCAATATCTACGCAAAGATGCACGGCAAAACCCCCTTCTCTGTTTATCAGGGCCGCTGGAATCTCATGGTGCGCGATCTAGAACGAGATATCATCCCCATGGCCCGTCACTTTGGCATGGCCATTTGTCCCTTTGATGTCCTCGGTGGCGGCCAACTGCAGACCGCCAAGCAGCTTGAGGAACGTAAGCGGACGGGCGATAAGGGTCGTGGAAACAATCAAACAGAAGAGGCTCGCAAGGTCAGTGCAGCCTTGGAAAAGGTAGCTGCTGAGCACAACACCGAGAGCATCCAGCAGATTGCGTTGGCATATGTCAGACAGAAAACAAGGAACGTGTTTCCCATCGTTGGTGGTCGCAAGGTCGAGCATTTACACGATAACATTAAGGCATTGAGTATTCACTTGACGAGTGAGCAGATCAGTTTTATTGAGAGTATCAACGATTTTGACACCGGCTTCCCTTTGAATTTCATTGGAGATGATCCTAAGGAGACGGGCAGACAAAAGCACATGATGGAGGTTCTAACTGGTGCCAAGATCACGTGGTAG